Proteins encoded within one genomic window of Lysinibacillus louembei:
- a CDS encoding class I SAM-dependent methyltransferase: MTLHNAEEYNNPILYDKENENHLADVPFLLKWAAQQQGIIIDLACGTGRATIPLAQYGHQLIGVDIHSAMLEEAKKKAIKANLAVEWIEQDCSKLQLGLKSQLIYTVGNSFQHFLTNEAQDNLLTAVNRHLELGGIFIFDTRFPSAEELLQPPTEEYWRSYIDHDTQNKVDVYTISHYDTLNQLQHYTTIRRSHNSAEQRTNITLRYVYPKEMERLLKVNGFVIQHVYQDWSETPITNDAYSMIYVCKKIR, from the coding sequence ATGACCTTACATAATGCAGAAGAATACAACAATCCCATTCTATATGATAAAGAAAACGAAAATCATTTGGCAGATGTTCCATTTCTATTGAAATGGGCAGCACAGCAGCAAGGAATAATTATTGATTTAGCCTGTGGTACAGGGCGAGCGACCATCCCGCTTGCTCAATACGGTCACCAGTTAATTGGTGTTGATATTCACAGTGCTATGTTAGAAGAGGCCAAAAAGAAAGCAATCAAGGCAAACCTTGCAGTTGAATGGATTGAGCAAGATTGCAGTAAGCTACAGTTAGGTTTGAAAAGTCAATTAATCTACACTGTCGGCAACTCTTTTCAGCATTTCCTCACAAATGAAGCACAAGATAATTTATTGACAGCAGTTAATCGCCATTTAGAATTAGGTGGCATTTTCATTTTCGATACAAGATTCCCTAGTGCGGAGGAATTATTGCAGCCACCTACCGAGGAATATTGGAGAAGCTATATCGATCACGATACACAAAACAAAGTAGATGTTTATACAATTAGCCATTATGATACTTTGAACCAGCTTCAGCACTATACGACAATCCGAAGATCTCACAATAGCGCTGAACAACGAACAAATATTACTTTGCGCTATGTTTACCCAAAAGAAATGGAGCGATTATTAAAGGTAAATGGTTTTGTCATCCAGCATGTTTATCAAGATTGGAGCGAAACGCCAATTACCAATGATGCTTACTCTATGATTTATGTATGTAAGAAGATACGATAA
- a CDS encoding MBL fold metallo-hydrolase, whose amino-acid sequence MLNVEILGGVGEYGRNCFYIEVDGQAILLDCGIMKNAQKTPPSLTAAHIEKLTAIFISHSHIDHVGALPIAEQLGYTGPIVMSELTQCQLKQCYRNTSIFSDASLGQWVSISDQLAFKWGYSGHVIGSVWYQIRFRSKMIFYSGDYVADTYVLQTTLPQDDLLYDIAFIDSGHVEKHVDNQVVLQQIVQFVQAYPQQSIIFPSSFSGKTLDIATYLYQHTARPIYVEQSLQALFQQYIESKSNIQIENAIREVFWSPMDNIETGLYFVAEQEAKHYPQAIAIYTGYLHKKGAYHHFFYKTHPDYEDIVQLSQQIRAKQVIYFHSAFPVQLGCV is encoded by the coding sequence ATGCTTAATGTTGAAATTTTAGGTGGCGTGGGCGAGTATGGGCGCAATTGCTTTTACATTGAAGTAGATGGTCAAGCGATTTTATTGGATTGCGGCATTATGAAAAATGCACAAAAAACGCCACCAAGCTTAACAGCAGCGCATATTGAAAAGCTAACAGCGATTTTTATTTCACATTCCCACATTGATCATGTTGGGGCGCTGCCAATTGCTGAGCAGCTAGGCTACACAGGACCGATTGTGATGAGTGAGCTAACACAGTGCCAGCTTAAGCAATGCTATCGCAATACATCTATATTTTCCGATGCTTCTTTAGGACAGTGGGTGTCAATTAGCGACCAGTTAGCGTTTAAATGGGGCTATAGCGGGCATGTAATCGGTAGTGTTTGGTATCAAATTCGCTTTAGAAGTAAAATGATTTTTTATTCTGGTGATTATGTTGCAGACACTTATGTATTGCAGACGACATTGCCACAGGATGATCTACTATATGATATTGCTTTCATTGACAGTGGGCATGTGGAGAAGCATGTGGATAATCAAGTAGTTTTGCAGCAAATTGTGCAATTTGTACAAGCTTATCCACAGCAGTCAATTATTTTCCCCTCCTCTTTTTCTGGGAAAACATTAGATATTGCTACATATCTTTATCAGCATACAGCAAGACCTATATATGTAGAACAATCATTACAAGCTTTGTTTCAGCAATATATAGAGTCTAAGAGCAATATACAAATTGAAAACGCTATACGGGAAGTATTTTGGTCGCCTATGGACAATATAGAGACAGGTCTTTATTTTGTAGCTGAGCAAGAGGCGAAGCATTATCCACAGGCGATTGCAATTTATACAGGGTATTTGCATAAAAAAGGTGCTTATCATCATTTCTTCTATAAAACACATCCAGATTATGAGGATATTGTGCAGCTCTCACAGCAAATACGTGCAAAGCAAGTGATTTATTTTCATAGTGCATTTCCAGTGCAGCTAGGGTGTGTCTAA
- a CDS encoding CPBP family intramembrane glutamic endopeptidase yields the protein MKTKRNIMIFIVVALLCGWLGVAVDYFIPEQPEGNTLGMGLWLVIPLLATIILRAFAGDGWRDMGLALNFKGNVKWYLIALAIYPATTFLLLLFGYVTGWINFSNFNIQAVITAFTSVFIIQFIKNIFEESVWRGYLTSKLLQLKANDFWLYLTVGGVWGAWHLPYFLVFLPASDIASVLPVNRLAFAIIGILTMIVWTIMYTEIYLMTRSIWPLVLMHATEDALINPLMLDGYIQIAQGKEFFVSPTAGIVTTVMYLMIGLALRAKRRAARLDTP from the coding sequence ATGAAGACAAAAAGAAATATTATGATTTTTATTGTAGTTGCATTGCTATGTGGCTGGCTTGGTGTTGCAGTCGATTATTTTATACCTGAACAGCCTGAAGGTAATACACTTGGAATGGGGCTTTGGCTAGTTATTCCACTACTTGCAACGATTATTTTACGCGCTTTTGCAGGAGATGGCTGGCGCGATATGGGGCTTGCCTTGAATTTTAAAGGCAATGTGAAATGGTATTTGATAGCATTGGCAATTTATCCTGCTACAACATTTCTTTTGTTGCTATTTGGTTATGTAACAGGTTGGATTAATTTTTCTAATTTTAATATACAAGCTGTTATCACTGCTTTTACTAGCGTATTTATTATCCAATTTATCAAAAATATTTTCGAGGAATCTGTTTGGCGTGGCTATTTAACAAGCAAGCTTCTCCAGCTAAAAGCAAATGATTTTTGGCTTTATCTAACAGTCGGAGGTGTTTGGGGTGCATGGCATCTCCCCTACTTCCTCGTATTTTTACCAGCAAGCGATATTGCTAGCGTGCTACCAGTTAACCGTTTAGCCTTTGCGATTATTGGTATTTTAACAATGATTGTATGGACGATTATGTATACAGAAATTTATTTAATGACAAGAAGCATTTGGCCACTTGTTTTGATGCATGCAACAGAGGATGCGCTTATTAACCCTTTAATGCTAGACGGTTATATTCAGATTGCGCAAGGTAAGGAGTTTTTCGTTTCACCAACAGCAGGAATTGTAACAACCGTAATGTATTTAATGATTGGGTTAGCTTTGCGAGCTAAAAGAAGGGCTGCCCGTTTAGACACACCCTAG
- a CDS encoding NAD(P)H-binding protein — MEMRSAIVVGATGLVGSTLVKQLCESDEYVAVTVIARRALDYSHPKLVVRIKEFDALAESDMEFAHEIFCCLGTTIKKAGSREVFEKIDVEYPVQIAAMAKNRGIQHMIVISAMGANEKSFAYYNRVKGKMEKELIDIDLPQLSIVRPSLLVGNRSELRIGEKIGAAVLAVFNPLLIGPLKRYRSIKAEQVALAMIVIALYHKNTKLAIYPSNELAQMTPPELEEEPEMKREDLFNWNKLQSGNVLDEEVTFDKSKIKQYKVERDTPKD; from the coding sequence ATGGAGATGCGCTCAGCTATCGTTGTTGGTGCGACTGGATTAGTAGGATCAACGCTTGTAAAGCAATTATGTGAAAGTGATGAATACGTAGCGGTAACTGTTATTGCGCGTAGAGCATTAGATTACTCACATCCTAAATTAGTTGTACGAATAAAAGAATTTGACGCATTAGCAGAAAGCGATATGGAATTTGCGCATGAAATCTTTTGCTGTCTTGGCACAACTATTAAAAAAGCGGGCTCACGTGAAGTATTTGAAAAAATTGATGTGGAATACCCCGTACAAATTGCTGCAATGGCAAAAAACCGTGGCATTCAGCATATGATTGTTATTTCAGCAATGGGAGCAAACGAGAAATCATTCGCATATTATAATCGAGTGAAGGGCAAAATGGAAAAGGAGCTTATCGATATCGATTTACCTCAGCTATCTATTGTTCGCCCATCATTATTAGTAGGAAATCGCTCTGAGTTGCGAATAGGAGAAAAAATAGGTGCGGCTGTCTTGGCGGTATTCAATCCATTATTAATTGGTCCGTTGAAGCGCTATCGCTCAATTAAAGCAGAGCAAGTAGCTTTAGCGATGATTGTCATCGCACTTTATCATAAAAACACTAAATTAGCGATTTATCCATCGAACGAGCTTGCACAAATGACACCGCCTGAGCTAGAGGAAGAGCCAGAAATGAAGCGTGAGGATTTATTCAATTGGAATAAACTTCAATCGGGAAATGTATTAGATGAAGAAGTGACGTTTGATAAATCTAAGATAAAGCAATACAAGGTTGAGCGAGATACGCCAAAAGACTGA
- a CDS encoding copper homeostasis protein CutC: MSKIEAIVLNEEDAKTAEAYGADRLELVSAIAEGGLTPSYGTIKQVVKSVQIPVMVMVRPHSYHYNYQQSEWATLLEDIRIIKELGAAGIVFGALTTKNMIDFELLSKVIEEADGLAITFHRAIDEANTLDLYKALCQSSYHVHQILTSGGQSTVPEGLTTLHALIQHASKQLNPPMIMPGAGLNVHNIASVHEVLQAQFYHFGSGIRKEGSFAQAIDVQALSQIKNILS; the protein is encoded by the coding sequence ATGAGTAAAATAGAAGCAATTGTATTAAATGAAGAGGATGCAAAGACCGCAGAAGCATATGGAGCAGATCGTTTAGAGTTAGTTTCAGCTATTGCTGAAGGTGGCTTAACACCTAGCTATGGCACAATCAAGCAAGTAGTCAAGAGCGTGCAAATTCCTGTAATGGTGATGGTACGTCCACATAGCTATCATTACAACTATCAACAAAGTGAATGGGCAACGCTGCTGGAGGATATTCGCATAATAAAGGAGCTTGGTGCTGCTGGCATTGTATTTGGCGCATTGACTACAAAGAATATGATTGATTTTGAACTTTTGTCAAAGGTGATAGAAGAAGCGGATGGTTTAGCAATTACATTTCATCGTGCAATTGATGAAGCAAATACGCTTGATTTATACAAAGCGCTATGCCAATCATCCTATCACGTGCACCAAATACTAACATCTGGAGGGCAAAGTACAGTGCCAGAAGGTTTAACGACATTACACGCTCTAATACAGCATGCCTCAAAGCAATTAAATCCTCCGATGATTATGCCAGGAGCTGGGCTAAATGTGCACAATATTGCATCTGTACATGAGGTACTACAGGCGCAGTTTTACCATTTCGGCTCAGGGATTCGCAAAGAAGGCAGCTTTGCTCAAGCTATTGATGTGCAGGCATTATCACAAATAAAAAATATATTGAGCTAG
- a CDS encoding NADPH-dependent FMN reductase, producing the protein MKILLVDGTVFGRKTGAVLQQVEKYIQEYNKDLQLELLYFSDLKHQILDGSPLNDDMKLMVQKFEEADGYVIASPIFQASIPGVLKNAFDMISPKTMRYKPVAMIANGGTYQHHLVIENQLKPILDYFRCLVTPNYVYTHSDHFDADNNIIDNDVHNRLRELARVFVQYCEMSKNLCKEPVDTP; encoded by the coding sequence ATGAAAATTTTACTCGTTGACGGTACAGTTTTTGGACGTAAAACAGGCGCCGTTCTTCAACAAGTTGAAAAATATATTCAAGAATACAACAAAGATTTACAGCTAGAGCTTCTATATTTCTCGGATTTAAAGCATCAAATTTTGGACGGCAGCCCTCTAAATGATGATATGAAATTGATGGTACAAAAATTCGAAGAGGCAGATGGCTATGTTATTGCATCGCCGATTTTCCAAGCATCGATTCCAGGTGTATTGAAAAATGCCTTTGATATGATTAGCCCAAAGACGATGCGTTACAAGCCGGTAGCAATGATTGCAAACGGTGGCACATATCAGCATCATTTAGTAATCGAAAATCAATTAAAGCCAATTTTAGATTACTTCCGCTGCTTAGTAACACCAAACTATGTTTACACACATTCAGATCACTTCGACGCAGATAACAATATTATCGATAATGATGTACACAATCGCCTACGTGAACTAGCACGCGTTTTCGTACAATATTGCGAAATGAGCAAAAATCTATGTAAAGAACCAGTCGATACACCGTAA
- a CDS encoding glycerophosphodiester phosphodiesterase family protein, translated as MTVKRKFWKRIITVFVLLIIFVYLNNSSYITKERANDPILLAHRGMAQTFSMEGIEGNTCTAQRIYEPEHPYLENTIPSMEAAFEAGADVVELDIRPTKDGQFAVFHDWTLDCRTDVKGEPKLYTMAELKQIDIGYGYTADEGKTFPFRGKGIGLMPSLDEVLKHFPDKEFLIHIKSNEAGEGIQLADYIAALPKSQQQQLTVYGGDAPIQALKTKMPEIPVMSKATLKSCLLPYIGIGWTGYIPKACKNTQIHIPENIAPWLWGWPNKMLNRMDSVDTRVMMVAGNGTWSEGFDTEQDLKRLPGQYTGGIWTNRIDVIAPVIKGH; from the coding sequence ATGACGGTGAAGAGAAAGTTTTGGAAGAGGATAATCACTGTATTTGTGTTGCTCATTATATTTGTGTACTTGAATAATAGTTCCTATATAACAAAGGAGCGAGCTAATGATCCCATATTATTGGCGCATAGAGGTATGGCACAAACCTTTAGCATGGAAGGAATAGAAGGCAACACTTGTACAGCACAGCGTATTTATGAGCCAGAGCATCCATATTTAGAAAATACAATTCCATCGATGGAGGCAGCTTTTGAAGCAGGGGCTGATGTAGTGGAATTGGATATTAGACCAACTAAAGATGGACAATTTGCTGTATTCCATGACTGGACTTTAGATTGCAGAACAGATGTAAAAGGCGAACCAAAGCTATATACGATGGCTGAATTAAAGCAAATAGATATTGGCTATGGATATACAGCAGATGAAGGAAAAACATTTCCGTTCCGAGGAAAGGGGATAGGTCTTATGCCATCACTTGATGAAGTATTGAAGCATTTCCCAGACAAAGAATTTTTGATTCATATAAAAAGCAATGAAGCAGGTGAAGGAATACAGCTAGCTGACTATATAGCAGCATTACCTAAATCGCAGCAGCAACAGCTAACTGTTTATGGTGGAGATGCACCAATACAAGCATTGAAAACAAAGATGCCAGAAATTCCTGTCATGTCAAAAGCAACATTAAAAAGCTGCTTATTACCGTATATTGGGATTGGATGGACGGGGTATATTCCTAAAGCGTGTAAAAATACGCAGATTCATATTCCAGAAAATATAGCACCTTGGTTATGGGGATGGCCAAATAAAATGCTGAATCGTATGGATTCGGTTGATACGCGTGTAATGATGGTTGCAGGAAATGGAACGTGGTCAGAAGGGTTTGATACAGAGCAAGACTTAAAGCGCTTGCCAGGGCAATATACGGGAGGTATTTGGACGAATCGAATTGATGTGATTGCCCCAGTTATAAAAGGGCATTAA
- a CDS encoding ABC-F family ATP-binding cassette domain-containing protein translates to MAILTVENLGHSFGDRTLFKDVSFRIVEGDHIGLVGANGVGKSTLMGIITGQQIHDAGKVEWLPNTHYGYLDQHAVLTAGRTMRDVLRDAFLPLYKKEEELNEIAGKMAEATPEELEKLLEDMAEVQDALDAGDFYTLDMKIEEVARGLGLDAIGLERDVAALSGGQRTKVLLAKLLLEKPKVLLLDEPTNYLDEEHVTWLKNYLKGYPHAFLLISHDTEFMNDVVDVIFHLEFSKMNRYTATYEKFLELAEINKRQHIEAYEKQQEFIKKQEDFIAKNKARYSTTGRAKSRAKQLDRLERIDRPETAMKPEFGFKEARSSSRYVVEAENLLIGYDNPLLPPLTFQIERGEKIALVGMNGVGKSTLLKTMLGKINPLGGKVIRGDYLYPSYFEQEVKAEKITPIDDVWNAFPSMEQAQVRAALARAGLKTEHITRPLSSLSGGEQAKVRLCKLMMNEANWLIFDEPTNHLDVDAKEELKRAMKEFKGTIVLVSHEPDFYEGLVTKTWNVQDWFTTGRTIELEEQ, encoded by the coding sequence ATGGCAATATTAACAGTTGAAAATTTAGGTCATTCATTTGGTGACCGCACGCTTTTTAAAGATGTATCTTTCCGCATTGTAGAAGGCGATCACATCGGTCTTGTCGGTGCAAATGGTGTTGGGAAATCAACGCTGATGGGCATTATTACAGGCCAGCAAATCCATGATGCTGGGAAAGTTGAATGGCTGCCGAACACACATTATGGCTATTTAGACCAGCACGCTGTATTAACAGCAGGTCGCACAATGCGCGATGTATTGCGCGATGCCTTTTTACCACTTTATAAAAAAGAGGAAGAGCTAAACGAAATCGCAGGTAAAATGGCGGAGGCAACGCCAGAAGAGCTTGAAAAATTACTTGAGGATATGGCAGAAGTGCAGGATGCGCTTGATGCTGGTGATTTTTACACATTAGATATGAAAATCGAGGAGGTTGCACGCGGTCTTGGCTTAGATGCAATTGGATTAGAGCGTGATGTTGCAGCACTTTCTGGTGGTCAGCGTACAAAAGTATTATTAGCAAAGCTTCTTTTAGAAAAGCCAAAAGTATTATTACTCGATGAGCCAACAAACTATTTAGATGAAGAGCATGTCACTTGGTTGAAAAACTATTTAAAAGGCTATCCGCATGCCTTCCTGCTTATTTCACATGATACGGAATTTATGAATGACGTAGTTGATGTTATTTTCCATTTAGAGTTTTCAAAAATGAACCGTTACACAGCTACATATGAGAAGTTTTTAGAGCTAGCTGAAATTAATAAGCGTCAGCATATTGAGGCATATGAAAAACAACAGGAATTCATTAAAAAGCAAGAGGACTTTATCGCCAAAAATAAAGCGCGTTATTCAACAACTGGTCGCGCTAAATCACGTGCCAAGCAGCTTGACCGTCTTGAACGTATCGATCGCCCTGAAACAGCGATGAAGCCTGAGTTTGGCTTTAAGGAGGCACGCTCCTCTAGCCGCTATGTCGTAGAGGCAGAGAATTTACTTATCGGATACGACAACCCATTGCTACCACCGTTAACATTCCAAATTGAGCGCGGCGAAAAAATCGCACTTGTTGGTATGAATGGTGTCGGGAAGTCTACTTTATTAAAAACAATGCTAGGCAAAATTAATCCATTAGGTGGCAAAGTCATTCGTGGTGATTATTTATATCCTTCTTACTTCGAACAAGAAGTAAAAGCAGAAAAAATTACGCCAATTGATGATGTATGGAATGCCTTCCCATCAATGGAGCAGGCACAAGTACGTGCAGCACTTGCTCGTGCAGGCTTAAAAACAGAGCATATTACACGTCCATTAAGCTCACTATCAGGGGGCGAGCAGGCAAAGGTTCGCCTATGTAAACTAATGATGAATGAGGCAAACTGGCTCATCTTTGATGAACCGACAAACCATTTAGATGTTGATGCAAAAGAAGAATTGAAACGTGCAATGAAAGAATTCAAGGGCACAATCGTTCTCGTATCACATGAGCCTGACTTTTATGAAGGACTTGTGACAAAAACTTGGAACGTGCAAGATTGGTTTACAACAGGTCGCACAATTGAATTAGAAGAACAATAA
- a CDS encoding MarR family winged helix-turn-helix transcriptional regulator, whose protein sequence is MGDYKHEHLTPLFEAVAALERRIANEWNSLNELGFSKSHILILDFLANEGPKRPSAIAEYLKVTTGGVTVLTTKLLKSGFIEKAQNENDRRASQITITESGRAILNESREQVNTLIHQLFGMLTEEEIESLRQIFIKCANFK, encoded by the coding sequence ATGGGTGATTATAAACATGAGCATTTAACACCACTTTTCGAAGCAGTAGCTGCCTTAGAACGTAGAATTGCCAATGAATGGAATAGCTTAAATGAGCTTGGCTTCTCAAAATCACATATTTTAATTTTAGACTTTCTAGCAAATGAAGGTCCAAAGCGCCCCTCCGCTATTGCGGAGTATTTAAAAGTGACAACAGGTGGCGTAACTGTATTAACAACAAAGCTTTTAAAATCAGGCTTTATCGAAAAAGCACAAAACGAAAATGACCGACGCGCATCACAAATTACGATTACCGAGTCGGGTAGAGCTATTTTAAACGAATCGCGCGAGCAAGTGAACACATTGATTCATCAGCTTTTTGGCATGCTTACAGAGGAAGAAATCGAAAGCTTGCGCCAAATTTTTATCAAATGTGCAAACTTTAAATAA
- a CDS encoding TetR/AcrR family transcriptional regulator — protein sequence MNSRQQQKEQRRQLILQAALDLFIRKGYGETKIADIAKAANMSMGLLFHYFESKEKLYETLIRIGSEKLKMELNFAEASPLMIFQYVTEDIFQTINANPFAAKMFVLMENAQHLDTLPSDIKEMLAEANTLIAKSIPLIEEGQRLNEIREGNPQALAIAFWNSLQGIAQHIALQPNAPCPKAEWIIAILKK from the coding sequence ATGAACAGTAGACAACAGCAAAAAGAGCAAAGACGACAGCTTATTTTACAAGCCGCCTTAGATTTATTTATTCGCAAAGGCTATGGGGAAACGAAAATTGCCGATATTGCCAAAGCAGCCAATATGAGTATGGGGCTACTCTTTCATTATTTTGAATCGAAGGAAAAGTTATATGAAACTCTTATTCGTATCGGCAGCGAAAAATTAAAGATGGAACTAAATTTTGCGGAGGCATCGCCATTGATGATTTTTCAATATGTGACTGAGGACATTTTTCAAACAATTAATGCCAACCCATTTGCAGCGAAAATGTTCGTCTTAATGGAAAATGCACAGCATTTAGATACTTTGCCCTCAGATATAAAAGAAATGCTTGCTGAGGCAAATACACTTATTGCAAAAAGCATCCCACTCATTGAAGAAGGTCAGCGCTTAAATGAAATAAGAGAAGGAAATCCGCAGGCACTAGCGATTGCCTTTTGGAATTCCTTGCAAGGCATCGCGCAGCACATCGCCTTACAGCCTAATGCACCTTGTCCTAAGGCAGAGTGGATTATTGCTATATTAAAAAAATAG
- a CDS encoding SE1832 family protein yields MLTKSQLQQEIAELKMDYVNLQGDMEKLESLGHADSVKQALTRLENMEARLAELNKQLAAL; encoded by the coding sequence ATGCTAACAAAGTCTCAATTACAGCAAGAAATTGCCGAACTGAAAATGGATTATGTTAATTTACAAGGTGATATGGAAAAGCTTGAATCATTAGGTCATGCAGACTCTGTGAAGCAAGCATTGACACGCCTTGAAAATATGGAAGCACGACTTGCAGAACTGAATAAACAGCTCGCGGCGTTGTAA
- a CDS encoding CMP-N-acetylneuraminic acid synthetase: MAKNIAFILEYSEWKGYYPFERAAIMQELLATEHISIFLKGNDTQILEQLNGSPVIFKSYSELPNILKEQHFDLMIYDGNDSTVEQAQLLKAHCHTLVHFDDRGEGATFADGHIVALREESQEMIPPNMLIGNFVFATPNELLQIAFEDKLENDLPHIVIAFEDGDENNLTYRTLRHLTQLHIPLKISVAIDENYRHSVEDLQMMVLSRRHTSIHQQPNALLSLLPNADIVVCNANYTPYKIATVGIPCITAAQNERELTNNLNREHNGFVHLGLGRKMKQSTIQNAVMEFVLHEARRERAIYKQRALDLRTSNEALQQLLLDLAYARHEIIHI, from the coding sequence ATGGCAAAAAACATTGCCTTCATTTTAGAATATAGTGAATGGAAAGGCTATTATCCATTTGAGCGTGCAGCAATTATGCAGGAATTATTAGCGACAGAGCATATTTCGATTTTTTTAAAAGGAAATGATACACAAATTTTGGAGCAGCTGAATGGCTCACCTGTCATTTTCAAAAGCTACAGCGAGCTACCTAACATATTGAAAGAGCAGCATTTTGATTTAATGATTTATGATGGCAATGACTCTACTGTGGAGCAGGCTCAATTATTGAAAGCACATTGCCATACGCTTGTACATTTTGATGATCGTGGCGAAGGTGCTACTTTTGCTGATGGACATATTGTTGCATTGCGAGAGGAATCACAGGAAATGATTCCCCCTAATATGCTTATTGGTAATTTCGTCTTCGCTACGCCAAATGAGCTGCTGCAAATCGCCTTTGAGGACAAGCTGGAAAATGACCTACCACATATCGTTATCGCCTTTGAGGATGGTGATGAAAATAATTTAACGTATCGTACTTTGCGCCATTTAACACAGCTCCATATCCCACTAAAAATTTCTGTTGCGATTGATGAAAACTATCGTCATTCTGTAGAAGATCTACAAATGATGGTATTAAGCCGTCGCCATACATCCATTCACCAGCAACCAAATGCACTTTTATCATTACTCCCTAATGCCGATATCGTCGTTTGTAACGCCAATTATACACCTTACAAAATTGCTACGGTTGGCATTCCTTGTATTACAGCAGCACAAAATGAACGCGAACTAACAAATAATTTAAATCGTGAGCATAATGGCTTCGTGCATCTAGGCTTAGGTCGCAAAATGAAGCAATCGACCATTCAAAACGCGGTCATGGAGTTTGTATTGCATGAAGCAAGACGTGAACGTGCTATTTATAAGCAGCGTGCACTCGATTTACGTACAAGCAACGAAGCTTTACAGCAGCTTTTACTTGATTTAGCTTATGCTCGTCATGAAATAATCCATATTTGA
- a CDS encoding RNA polymerase sigma factor, translating to MNEMLTKVYDEYNRYIYHLCLKLTRNTLEAEDLMQEVWVKVVRYEATIEQVDHVKAWLTTITMNTFRDRYRKNVRRSKYMMNQPEQLDVPILDLVPNNDVSTEEQVEKVEITKIVQEKMHELDAIYQKTLWYFYVDQYSLAEISTLMKVSIGTVKSRLFRAKARLKEMLLADHKLADVVLPA from the coding sequence ATGAATGAAATGTTAACGAAAGTTTATGATGAATATAATCGCTACATATACCACCTTTGCTTAAAGCTTACACGCAACACGCTAGAGGCGGAAGACTTAATGCAAGAGGTATGGGTAAAAGTTGTACGCTATGAAGCAACGATTGAACAAGTTGACCATGTAAAAGCTTGGCTAACAACAATTACAATGAACACATTCCGCGACCGCTATCGCAAAAATGTAAGACGTAGTAAGTACATGATGAACCAACCTGAACAATTAGACGTTCCGATTTTAGATTTGGTTCCCAATAATGATGTTTCAACAGAGGAACAAGTAGAGAAAGTAGAAATTACGAAAATTGTGCAAGAAAAAATGCATGAGCTTGATGCGATTTACCAAAAAACATTATGGTATTTCTATGTAGATCAATACTCATTAGCTGAAATTTCAACGTTAATGAAAGTATCGATTGGTACTGTGAAATCGCGTTTATTCCGTGCTAAAGCACGCTTAAAAGAAATGCTATTAGCTGATCATAAACTAGCAGATGTCGTCCTACCAGCATAA
- the spx gene encoding transcriptional regulator Spx translates to MSVTIYTQSSCSSSRKALKWLNENNISYNEKRITSQPLTLAEFKNILSMTEDGTDEIIATNSNDFKNLDVDIEQLSIQELYALIQKYPRMLRSPILLDEKRIQVGYNEMDIRRFIPRKVRAFELNALQKLAVE, encoded by the coding sequence ATGTCAGTAACAATTTATACACAATCAAGCTGTTCCTCATCACGAAAAGCATTAAAATGGTTAAACGAAAATAACATTTCATACAATGAGAAACGTATTACATCTCAGCCGCTAACATTAGCTGAGTTTAAAAATATTTTAAGCATGACAGAAGATGGAACAGATGAAATTATTGCAACAAACTCAAACGACTTTAAAAATCTTGATGTCGATATCGAACAGCTTTCCATCCAAGAGCTATATGCATTAATTCAAAAATACCCACGCATGTTGCGTAGTCCGATTTTACTCGATGAAAAACGCATCCAAGTCGGTTATAATGAAATGGACATTCGACGCTTTATTCCACGTAAAGTACGTGCGTTTGAGCTGAATGCTTTGCAAAAATTGGCGGTTGAATAA